A section of the Spirosoma pollinicola genome encodes:
- a CDS encoding S9 family peptidase — protein sequence MNRSILLSFLILSTLAGLAQTPVKKRPINSKDIYRLQSISDPQVSPDGKWIAYGISTVDTTKDKRNSDVWMVSWDGKESVQITNSPDAESRARFSPDGKYLSFISSRQGATKGQIWLMDRRGGEAKKLTDLKTDLEEYVWSPDGKKIAMALRDPDYADSAKTKVRKPYVLDRYHFKADVKGYLEKGSVHLYVYDVASKKLDTLTTGLYDESSPVWSPDGLQLAFVSNRTEDPDRNQNTDIYVIDTKSGAKMKQLTTWAGADNNPEWSPDGKRIAYTRSTASGNFLMYDQPVLAVIGRDGGEPTLLSKALDRPVRNPRWTKDGQMIGVLVQDDRQAYVGQYTLDGKFTKVATGNRAFGDLEPVASGSWLTLMSEPQTPGELYALENGTTRRLTHTHDDFLAPLELATVEGFTSKSKDGAQVSNLLFKPANAPANKKLPTIFFIHGGPVAQDEFSFDITRQLLAAGGYAVVAVNYRGSNGRGLDYTKAIYADWGNKEVLDILGATDYLVEKGIADPDRLGIGGWSYGGILTNYTIATDTRFKAAASGAGSSLQLSMYGIDQYTNQYETELGAPWKNTDKWLKLSYPFLKADRIKTPTLFMAGEKDFNVPTAGSEQMFQALRSLGIPTQLIIYPGQFHGISVPSYQKDRVDRYLQWFDKYLKSKTL from the coding sequence ATGAACCGCTCGATTCTCCTCTCCTTTCTCATCCTCTCAACGCTTGCCGGCCTGGCGCAAACGCCAGTGAAAAAGCGTCCTATCAACTCAAAAGATATTTACCGGCTGCAATCCATTAGCGACCCGCAGGTTTCGCCCGATGGTAAATGGATTGCCTATGGCATATCGACCGTCGATACAACGAAAGACAAACGCAACTCCGACGTCTGGATGGTAAGTTGGGACGGTAAGGAATCCGTTCAGATCACCAATAGCCCCGATGCCGAATCGAGAGCCCGTTTTAGTCCGGATGGTAAATACCTGTCGTTCATCTCGTCGCGGCAGGGCGCTACAAAAGGGCAAATCTGGCTGATGGACCGCCGGGGCGGTGAAGCCAAAAAGCTCACCGATCTAAAAACTGATCTGGAAGAATACGTCTGGTCACCAGATGGCAAAAAGATAGCAATGGCGCTTCGTGACCCCGACTATGCCGACTCGGCCAAAACCAAAGTCAGGAAGCCGTATGTACTGGATCGTTACCATTTTAAGGCCGATGTAAAAGGGTATCTGGAAAAAGGCTCCGTGCATTTATACGTATACGATGTGGCCTCAAAAAAGCTGGACACCCTGACAACGGGTCTATATGACGAAAGTTCGCCGGTCTGGTCGCCGGATGGGTTGCAGCTTGCTTTTGTGAGTAACCGCACCGAAGACCCCGACCGGAATCAGAATACCGACATTTACGTCATCGACACGAAATCGGGCGCAAAAATGAAGCAGTTGACCACCTGGGCCGGTGCCGACAACAACCCGGAATGGAGTCCCGATGGCAAACGAATTGCCTACACCCGCTCAACGGCGTCGGGTAACTTCCTGATGTACGACCAGCCCGTACTGGCCGTTATTGGCCGGGATGGTGGCGAGCCGACCTTATTATCAAAAGCACTGGATCGGCCTGTTCGGAACCCACGCTGGACCAAAGATGGCCAAATGATTGGAGTGCTGGTGCAGGACGACCGTCAGGCTTACGTTGGTCAGTATACGCTCGATGGTAAATTCACAAAAGTAGCCACCGGGAATCGGGCATTTGGAGATCTGGAACCTGTAGCAAGCGGCAGTTGGCTGACGCTGATGAGCGAGCCCCAAACACCCGGCGAATTATACGCCCTCGAAAACGGAACAACCCGTCGGCTGACGCATACGCACGACGACTTTCTGGCTCCGCTTGAACTGGCTACAGTAGAAGGGTTTACGTCGAAAAGCAAAGATGGTGCCCAGGTATCGAACCTGCTATTCAAACCGGCCAATGCACCAGCTAACAAAAAACTGCCCACCATTTTCTTCATTCACGGCGGGCCTGTCGCGCAGGATGAGTTTTCGTTTGATATAACCCGGCAACTGCTGGCCGCTGGCGGCTATGCGGTGGTGGCGGTTAATTACCGGGGCAGCAATGGCCGGGGACTCGACTACACCAAAGCAATTTATGCCGATTGGGGTAACAAAGAAGTACTGGATATATTAGGTGCTACCGACTATCTCGTTGAGAAAGGCATCGCCGATCCTGACCGGCTGGGCATTGGCGGCTGGAGTTACGGTGGCATTTTGACCAACTACACCATCGCTACCGACACCCGGTTTAAAGCCGCAGCCAGCGGGGCCGGCAGCTCCCTGCAACTGTCGATGTACGGTATTGACCAATACACCAATCAGTACGAAACCGAACTGGGAGCGCCCTGGAAGAACACGGATAAATGGCTGAAACTATCGTACCCGTTCCTTAAGGCCGACCGCATCAAAACGCCAACCCTCTTTATGGCGGGCGAGAAGGACTTCAATGTTCCTACCGCGGGCAGCGAGCAAATGTTCCAGGCGCTCCGGTCGCTGGGTATACCCACCCAGTTGATAATTTACCCCGGCCAGTTTCACGGCATCTCGGTACCAAGTTACCAGAAAGATCGCGTTGACCGGTATTTGCAGTGGTTCGATAAGTATTTGAAGTCAAAGACGCTATAG
- a CDS encoding acetyl-CoA C-acetyltransferase, whose protein sequence is MAEAFIYDAVRTPRGRGKSDGSLHDVQPIQLLTSVLRELRDRNQIDTSLIDDVIMGCVTPIGEQGADIARTAALEAGYDESVAGVQLNRFCSSGLEAINMAAAYVMSGQVDAIVAGGVESMSRVPMGSDGGAIFMNPQIVARHNIVPQGISADLIATKYGYSRSDVDSFAAESYRRAVAAQADNRFHKTLVPLKDEIGMLLLDRDEGVRPGTTTESLSKLKPAFEAMGQMGLDALALLKYAQYDKINHVHHAGNSSQIVDGAAGVLIGSREFGEMSGLKPRARIKAFAIVGSEPTIMLTGPVPATRKVLKRAGMSIGDIDLFEVNEAFAAVPLLFMDEFGVDHSKLNVNGGAIALGHPLGATGAIISATLLDELERSGKQFGLSTLCIGGGMGIATIFERVN, encoded by the coding sequence ATGGCTGAAGCCTTCATTTATGATGCTGTTCGTACACCTCGGGGCCGGGGCAAAAGCGACGGTTCGCTGCATGATGTGCAGCCCATTCAACTACTCACCAGCGTTTTGCGCGAGCTCCGCGACCGTAACCAGATCGATACATCACTCATAGACGATGTGATCATGGGTTGTGTAACGCCCATTGGCGAACAGGGTGCCGATATTGCCCGCACAGCCGCGCTCGAAGCTGGCTACGACGAATCGGTGGCGGGGGTGCAGCTCAACCGGTTCTGCTCATCGGGACTGGAAGCCATTAATATGGCGGCTGCTTACGTCATGTCGGGACAGGTCGACGCCATCGTGGCCGGGGGTGTAGAGTCGATGTCGCGAGTGCCGATGGGCTCCGACGGGGGCGCTATTTTCATGAATCCACAGATTGTGGCCCGCCATAACATTGTGCCACAGGGCATTTCGGCCGATTTGATCGCCACTAAATACGGTTATTCCCGCTCGGATGTAGACAGTTTCGCGGCTGAGTCATATCGCAGGGCCGTTGCTGCGCAGGCCGACAATCGCTTTCATAAAACACTCGTTCCACTTAAAGACGAGATCGGGATGCTGCTGCTCGACCGCGACGAAGGTGTACGCCCCGGCACGACAACCGAAAGTTTGAGTAAGCTCAAGCCTGCTTTTGAGGCAATGGGCCAGATGGGTTTAGATGCGCTGGCACTGCTCAAATACGCTCAATACGATAAAATCAACCATGTTCACCACGCAGGAAACTCCTCGCAAATTGTCGACGGGGCCGCCGGAGTATTAATAGGTAGTCGTGAATTTGGCGAGATGTCGGGACTCAAGCCCCGTGCCCGCATCAAAGCATTCGCCATTGTGGGATCTGAACCAACGATCATGCTCACGGGACCGGTTCCAGCTACGCGTAAAGTGCTTAAACGTGCAGGCATGAGCATCGGCGATATTGATCTCTTCGAAGTGAACGAGGCCTTTGCCGCCGTACCATTGCTCTTTATGGACGAATTCGGCGTCGATCACAGCAAGCTGAATGTAAACGGCGGGGCTATTGCTCTGGGGCATCCACTGGGCGCAACGGGGGCCATCATTTCGGCCACGCTGCTGGATGAACTCGAACGTTCGGGCAAACAGTTTGGTCTCTCGACCCTCTGCATCGGGGGCGGCATGGGTATTGCCACAATTTTTGAACGGGTCAATTAA
- a CDS encoding tetratricopeptide repeat-containing sensor histidine kinase, translated as MKKLLLFLCLLAHTGLSQSTQIDSLKRELVLLDKNPSGYARDTLRYQTLKAVMRAYSDVNVDSSMHYNTLMIGLCKGSGLQKELVYAYQYAGYLYQIRGDYHQSIRFHYKALPLAEKLKMHTRIAASHGALAHAYTSLKEYARATKLCKQGLAVLSHYPDAVIQLSILNVLGVIYREQSQLLNALKINQTMYNLAQSKHNVWYEAHGLHAIGLVYKDMGDLPKALDYHKKALVLARKTGSIELEGNILLNTTDLYARQHQWKQALAYCMQAKQMAIQVKNSSIVAEADEKLYKIFKQTSQPDKALEAHERFVFLRDSLSKDKNQQRIETLQAQYDNVQKTNALLAQKNKYQQLAQTRNGLFLGIAATLLLALLLFWNNRRLQAKNVEINQQRALLESARKQLADINRTLEIRVDDRTKDLVKANRELIQKNEEIKGALFKGQTIERKRVALELHDNLSSLLSAVNMSIQAINPQNLSEPEQSVYRNVRQLIQNAYAEVRNISHNILPAELDREGLATTLTTLVGQLNQNSPLQFSLTITGLQERLPVEIEFNVYSIVLELINNTIKHARATTVGISLFRTDTGINLSVIDDGIGMGHNPNKPGIGLQNIQARLDSLGGILTTVLSAEKGTRILIKIPIETVRFNGD; from the coding sequence ATGAAAAAATTGCTACTTTTTTTGTGCTTGCTTGCCCATACCGGGCTCTCCCAGTCAACTCAAATCGACAGCCTGAAACGGGAACTGGTGCTTCTGGATAAAAACCCGAGCGGATATGCCCGCGATACCCTGCGCTACCAGACGTTGAAAGCCGTAATGCGGGCTTATTCGGATGTAAACGTAGATTCATCCATGCATTACAACACCCTGATGATCGGGCTTTGTAAAGGTTCAGGATTGCAAAAAGAGCTTGTCTATGCGTATCAGTATGCAGGCTACCTCTACCAGATAAGAGGAGACTATCATCAAAGTATCCGATTTCACTACAAGGCCCTCCCGCTGGCAGAAAAACTAAAGATGCACACCCGAATAGCGGCATCACATGGAGCTTTGGCGCATGCATACACCAGCCTTAAAGAATATGCACGGGCAACAAAACTTTGCAAACAGGGCTTGGCCGTTCTTAGCCACTATCCTGATGCAGTAATTCAACTGTCGATCTTGAATGTGCTGGGCGTTATCTACCGCGAACAGAGTCAACTACTGAATGCGCTCAAGATCAATCAGACTATGTACAATCTGGCTCAATCTAAACATAACGTGTGGTATGAAGCCCATGGTTTGCATGCCATTGGCCTGGTATATAAAGACATGGGCGATCTACCCAAAGCGCTTGATTACCACAAAAAGGCTCTTGTTCTAGCCCGCAAAACAGGGAGTATTGAGCTGGAAGGAAATATTCTCCTGAACACCACTGATTTGTATGCCCGGCAGCATCAATGGAAACAGGCATTGGCGTATTGTATGCAGGCGAAACAAATGGCTATACAGGTAAAAAACAGTAGTATCGTAGCGGAAGCCGACGAAAAACTTTATAAAATTTTCAAGCAGACAAGTCAGCCAGACAAAGCGTTGGAGGCTCACGAACGTTTTGTCTTTCTGAGAGATAGCCTCTCGAAAGACAAGAACCAGCAACGTATTGAAACGTTACAAGCCCAGTATGACAATGTGCAGAAAACAAATGCACTGCTGGCCCAAAAAAATAAGTATCAGCAACTGGCCCAGACACGTAATGGGCTTTTTCTGGGTATAGCAGCTACCCTGCTCCTTGCCTTGCTGCTTTTTTGGAACAATAGACGGCTGCAAGCCAAAAACGTAGAAATTAACCAGCAGCGAGCCTTACTGGAAAGCGCCCGTAAACAACTTGCCGACATTAATAGAACCCTGGAAATACGGGTAGACGACCGTACTAAAGACCTCGTAAAGGCTAACCGCGAACTGATCCAGAAAAATGAGGAGATAAAAGGAGCACTCTTCAAGGGGCAAACGATTGAACGCAAACGAGTGGCTCTCGAACTGCACGACAACCTGAGCAGCCTGCTTAGTGCCGTGAATATGAGCATTCAGGCAATTAATCCACAAAATCTGTCGGAACCGGAGCAATCCGTCTATCGAAATGTTCGGCAGCTTATTCAAAACGCGTATGCCGAAGTACGGAACATTTCGCATAATATTTTACCGGCTGAACTTGACCGGGAAGGACTCGCCACTACACTGACCACGCTGGTAGGCCAGCTAAATCAAAATTCACCGTTGCAGTTTTCACTCACAATAACAGGCTTACAGGAGCGGCTACCTGTTGAAATTGAATTTAATGTCTACAGTATTGTGCTTGAACTGATAAACAATACCATCAAACATGCCAGAGCTACTACAGTGGGAATTAGCCTGTTCAGAACCGATACAGGAATTAATTTATCGGTTATTGACGATGGTATAGGAATGGGCCATAATCCGAATAAGCCCGGCATTGGTCTGCAAAACATTCAAGCCCGACTAGACTCTTTGGGTGGAATATTAACTACAGTATTGTCAGCCGAAAAAGGAACCCGAATCCTTATAAAAATCCCCATTGAAACGGTTCGATTCAATGGGGATTAG
- a CDS encoding pyridoxal phosphate-dependent aminotransferase: MSSQLTRRDWLRASGLLTAGLGLSRFTPAEASTPNAPLASGFSNEFAFMDDPFEKMSKLKVRLLANENPLGISQSAKDAIMKATEIGNRYAWTEFGPLKKMISDNEGVKPQNILMSPGSSDILLAAAEHFAKGGGTILTCRPTYDDLLDKTTKFGATIKPIPLTKDFKFDLPALKAALTPDVKLVYIVNPNNPTGTILSPAELEAFCREVAPKVPVFLDEAYIDFLTPADRPMLGKLVAEGLNIIQARTFSKIHGFAGLRLGYAMAQPEMLKTLHQYIGAEGDVSITTLMAGIASYKDIAWQDHCRTENAKARDYTTKALTNMGYEVIPSYTNFILFPIRMKTGAFSNQMFAQGIGIQTRDFNGQPYCRVSVGTMDEMAMFIDGFKKVVG; the protein is encoded by the coding sequence ATGTCGTCACAACTAACTCGCCGGGACTGGCTTCGCGCCAGCGGTCTTCTAACTGCTGGTCTCGGTTTGAGCCGGTTTACCCCTGCTGAAGCCAGCACGCCTAATGCCCCTTTAGCCTCTGGCTTTTCCAATGAGTTCGCCTTCATGGACGATCCATTCGAGAAAATGTCCAAGTTAAAGGTGCGCCTGCTTGCCAACGAAAATCCGCTGGGCATCTCGCAAAGCGCAAAAGATGCCATTATGAAGGCAACTGAAATTGGCAATCGCTATGCGTGGACAGAATTCGGTCCGTTGAAGAAGATGATCAGCGACAACGAAGGAGTAAAGCCGCAGAACATCCTGATGTCGCCGGGTTCGTCGGATATTCTGCTGGCTGCGGCTGAGCATTTTGCAAAGGGAGGAGGTACGATCCTTACCTGCCGCCCAACCTATGATGACCTGCTCGATAAAACAACCAAATTTGGCGCTACCATCAAGCCAATTCCGTTAACGAAAGACTTCAAATTCGATTTACCTGCGCTGAAAGCCGCTCTCACCCCCGATGTGAAACTGGTGTACATCGTGAATCCCAATAACCCAACCGGTACGATTCTGTCGCCTGCCGAACTCGAAGCGTTCTGCCGGGAGGTGGCCCCAAAAGTGCCGGTCTTCCTCGACGAAGCCTATATCGACTTCCTGACGCCTGCCGACCGCCCAATGCTGGGTAAGCTGGTAGCCGAAGGATTGAATATCATTCAGGCCCGTACGTTCTCTAAAATTCACGGCTTTGCCGGTCTTCGGTTAGGCTATGCGATGGCTCAGCCCGAAATGCTGAAAACCCTGCATCAGTACATCGGTGCCGAAGGTGATGTGAGCATTACGACCCTTATGGCCGGTATTGCCAGCTATAAGGACATTGCCTGGCAGGATCACTGCCGGACCGAAAACGCCAAAGCGCGCGACTACACGACCAAAGCCCTGACGAACATGGGCTACGAGGTCATTCCATCGTATACCAATTTCATCCTGTTCCCGATTCGTATGAAAACGGGTGCCTTTAGCAACCAGATGTTTGCTCAGGGCATTGGCATCCAAACGCGTGATTTCAACGGACAACCCTATTGCCGGGTAAGCGTTGGTACCATGGACGAAATGGCCATGTTCATTGATGGATTTAAAAAAGTAGTAGGATAA
- a CDS encoding flavin monoamine oxidase family protein, translated as MTRRDFINSTSASYASLLAWGMVQPAPASALDLPANGQKSDGKGRKVIVLGAGLAGLTTAYELEKLGYDCTVLEARSRSGGRVWTVRGGTKETELNGGTPQTCSFENGLYFNGGAARIPHHHQITLHYCRELGVPLEIFNGSNESAYLYNDGGKGDLANRRMRISDYHHDMRGYTAELLAKALDQSSLDQQLTKEDVEKLIDFLKNEGDLNTAHLYKGTNRRGYKDKSHPGAGHAPGSLTDPYGLTDLLRSGFMQPVFYNVGDYAYEQQSTLLQPVGGMDAIPKALEKKLGGKIMFNAPVSELRKTENGVRVVYQKDGKPVEITGEFCVCTLPLPMLKNLESDLSGTVKRAADFVPYMKTGKIGLQFKRRFWEEDDGIYGGISRTNLDINQIWYPSFGLQGKKGVLIGYYNFYSRAEAVGALPVAEREKMALAQGSKIHPQYPAEFENSFSLAWHRTPYSGGGWATYDDNTRKKYYPTLLEPDGNIYFAGEHTTYLTAWMAGAFTSARRTVEALHARVGEYTKK; from the coding sequence ATGACACGAAGAGACTTTATTAATTCAACCAGTGCGAGTTATGCCAGCCTGTTGGCGTGGGGAATGGTACAACCAGCACCCGCATCGGCGCTCGACTTACCCGCCAACGGGCAAAAAAGCGATGGTAAAGGGCGAAAAGTCATTGTCTTAGGGGCGGGTCTGGCGGGATTGACCACTGCTTATGAACTTGAAAAATTAGGGTATGACTGCACAGTACTGGAAGCCCGCTCTCGCTCAGGCGGTCGCGTTTGGACAGTTCGGGGCGGCACCAAAGAAACCGAATTAAACGGCGGCACCCCCCAAACCTGTTCATTTGAAAATGGCCTTTATTTTAACGGTGGAGCGGCCAGAATTCCGCACCATCACCAAATAACCCTGCATTATTGCCGTGAGCTGGGTGTTCCGCTCGAAATCTTCAACGGCTCCAACGAGTCGGCTTACCTGTATAACGATGGAGGGAAAGGCGATCTGGCAAATCGGCGCATGCGAATCAGCGATTACCATCATGATATGCGCGGCTATACGGCCGAGTTGCTCGCTAAAGCCCTCGACCAGTCGTCGCTGGATCAGCAGCTAACGAAAGAAGATGTTGAGAAACTGATCGACTTCCTCAAAAACGAAGGTGATCTGAATACGGCGCACCTGTACAAAGGCACCAACCGACGAGGATATAAAGATAAAAGCCACCCAGGTGCAGGTCATGCACCCGGCTCCCTGACCGACCCTTACGGTTTAACTGATTTACTGCGCTCAGGCTTTATGCAACCCGTTTTTTACAACGTTGGGGATTATGCCTATGAGCAGCAATCAACGCTGTTGCAACCGGTGGGTGGTATGGATGCCATCCCGAAAGCACTGGAGAAGAAATTAGGCGGGAAAATCATGTTCAATGCGCCTGTCAGCGAACTCCGCAAGACTGAAAACGGCGTTCGGGTTGTGTATCAGAAAGATGGCAAACCCGTCGAAATAACAGGTGAATTCTGCGTTTGTACTTTGCCGTTGCCCATGCTGAAGAATCTGGAATCCGACTTGTCGGGAACAGTAAAGCGAGCCGCTGACTTTGTGCCCTATATGAAAACCGGTAAAATTGGCCTCCAATTTAAACGGCGTTTCTGGGAAGAAGACGATGGTATTTACGGCGGTATTTCGCGCACGAATCTCGACATCAACCAGATCTGGTATCCGTCGTTTGGTTTGCAGGGCAAAAAAGGTGTTTTGATCGGCTATTACAATTTCTACAGCCGGGCCGAAGCCGTGGGTGCCTTGCCCGTTGCAGAGCGCGAAAAAATGGCACTGGCGCAGGGGAGCAAAATTCACCCCCAGTATCCGGCAGAGTTTGAGAATTCGTTCTCACTGGCCTGGCATCGCACGCCCTACAGCGGAGGTGGCTGGGCTACGTATGACGACAACACCCGTAAAAAGTACTACCCTACCCTGCTTGAGCCGGATGGCAACATCTATTTTGCGGGAGAACACACAACCTACCTGACCGCCTGGATGGCCGGTGCTTTCACGTCGGCCCGCCGAACGGTTGAAGCACTCCATGCCCGAGTGGGAGAGTACACCAAGAAATAA
- a CDS encoding Hint domain-containing protein, with translation MKNNLLSILIFFSCAVATQLISQRVWAQTTSTSMTVEQLKAIKTIKVANLDKDTYFKSGGFILDRYEERPAYVFNYTDGITRKIYLYKVFTVEDTKELGLLAIYKNEKSGEIKPFVIPGASADRKAWDAYIDDLKYVGEKEPGLMSTLTFVLSREMAGLLSGGAGKTEEGGAKKKEEYNFCFAADAPVTLADGSSKAISAVTTGDVVLGYDAKTKSLTPTRVTKIDTHVGDFSLAGVWLTSTNELTADVRGLPGAPILLEATANHPVLTASGRKALGDVKAGEVLYRYDAATNSTVGYKVVRTESAIRSVKTVYNLATESGAYLIGETVVLDK, from the coding sequence ATGAAAAACAACCTGCTATCAATTCTCATTTTCTTTAGTTGCGCTGTGGCAACGCAGTTAATTAGTCAGCGTGTTTGGGCGCAGACAACCTCGACATCCATGACCGTTGAGCAACTCAAAGCCATCAAAACCATTAAAGTCGCTAACCTCGATAAAGACACCTATTTTAAATCGGGCGGCTTTATCCTGGATCGCTACGAAGAGCGCCCGGCCTATGTCTTTAACTACACAGACGGCATTACCCGCAAAATTTACCTGTACAAGGTATTCACCGTAGAAGACACTAAGGAGCTTGGCTTGCTGGCAATTTATAAAAACGAAAAATCGGGCGAGATAAAACCGTTCGTTATTCCCGGTGCTTCGGCCGACCGCAAAGCATGGGACGCTTACATCGACGACTTGAAATACGTTGGTGAAAAAGAGCCCGGCCTGATGTCGACGTTAACCTTCGTACTATCACGCGAGATGGCCGGTTTGCTGTCGGGTGGCGCGGGCAAGACTGAAGAGGGTGGCGCGAAGAAAAAAGAAGAATACAATTTCTGCTTCGCTGCCGATGCCCCTGTGACCCTGGCCGATGGTTCGTCAAAAGCCATCAGTGCTGTAACGACCGGCGACGTTGTGCTTGGTTATGATGCTAAAACGAAATCGCTTACGCCAACACGTGTCACAAAAATAGATACCCACGTTGGTGATTTCTCACTAGCTGGCGTTTGGCTGACTTCGACCAACGAACTCACCGCTGATGTGCGTGGCCTGCCTGGGGCACCCATCTTACTGGAAGCAACGGCTAATCATCCCGTTCTCACCGCCAGCGGCCGCAAGGCATTGGGCGACGTAAAAGCGGGCGAGGTGCTGTACCGGTATGATGCCGCAACAAATAGCACTGTTGGGTATAAAGTAGTTCGAACAGAATCGGCCATCCGGTCAGTGAAGACGGTGTACAATCTGGCTACCGAATCCGGCGCTTACCTGATTGGAGAAACGGTCGTATTGGATAAGTAA
- a CDS encoding aminotransferase class V-fold PLP-dependent enzyme produces MTNLSKRQFLKSIVGTAALSTWGGLDETLANVAHIPAVTLARQENFWADIRAMYPVTTDFIQLENGYYSLAAQPVMDGYLKHIQQINSVSSYYMRTRQFDDKRESQTQLAKLLGCSTNELIITRNTTESLDTVIGGLTWKPGDETIMAQQDYGAMQDMFKLQARRHGVVNRTLSLPNHPKSDAEIVSLYEKAITPKTRLLMVCHMVNITGQILPIRQITEMAHKHGVEVLVDGAHAFAQLDFKLDDLGGCDYYASSLHKWLGTPLGAGILYVRKDKIAGIWPMFADSSVPDNDIRKLNHTGTHPVATDLAIQDAIKFHERIGIARKEARLRYLQRYWTDQVRHNPKIILNTPEDPARSCAIANVGVAGKTPAELAKLLFDNYKVFTVAIDSPPVQGVRVTPHVYTTTAELDVFVKALNELAG; encoded by the coding sequence ATGACCAATCTCTCCAAGCGACAATTCCTGAAATCCATCGTTGGTACAGCCGCCTTGTCGACCTGGGGAGGTCTGGACGAGACGCTGGCAAACGTGGCGCATATTCCAGCAGTAACATTAGCGCGACAGGAGAATTTCTGGGCGGATATTCGGGCGATGTACCCAGTTACAACTGATTTTATCCAGCTCGAAAACGGCTACTACTCACTGGCCGCTCAGCCCGTGATGGATGGCTATCTGAAGCATATTCAGCAGATAAACTCGGTGTCGTCCTATTATATGAGGACGCGTCAGTTCGACGATAAACGGGAATCGCAAACCCAACTGGCTAAACTACTGGGCTGCTCCACCAATGAACTCATCATTACCCGAAACACCACCGAATCGCTGGATACGGTTATTGGGGGATTGACCTGGAAACCGGGCGACGAGACAATTATGGCGCAGCAGGATTACGGCGCCATGCAGGACATGTTCAAGCTTCAGGCCCGGCGGCATGGAGTTGTGAACCGGACACTTTCGCTTCCCAACCATCCTAAATCCGATGCAGAGATTGTAAGTCTATATGAAAAAGCCATAACGCCCAAAACCAGGCTGTTGATGGTTTGCCACATGGTCAACATCACCGGCCAGATTCTGCCCATTCGCCAGATTACCGAGATGGCCCATAAACATGGTGTTGAAGTCCTGGTGGATGGTGCTCATGCGTTTGCACAATTGGATTTTAAACTGGATGACCTCGGCGGCTGTGATTATTATGCCAGCAGCCTGCACAAATGGCTGGGTACACCGCTGGGTGCGGGTATTTTATACGTACGTAAAGACAAGATTGCGGGAATTTGGCCCATGTTTGCCGACAGCAGCGTACCTGATAATGACATTCGAAAACTCAATCATACCGGCACACATCCCGTAGCTACCGACCTCGCCATTCAGGACGCCATCAAATTCCACGAACGTATTGGCATTGCGCGAAAAGAAGCCCGGCTGCGCTACCTGCAACGCTACTGGACAGATCAGGTACGGCACAACCCGAAAATCATACTCAATACTCCCGAAGACCCCGCCCGTTCCTGTGCTATTGCCAACGTTGGCGTAGCCGGAAAAACTCCCGCCGAACTGGCTAAACTCCTGTTCGACAACTACAAAGTATTTACCGTTGCTATTGATTCGCCCCCGGTGCAGGGTGTGCGTGTAACCCCTCATGTGTACACGACCACCGCTGAATTAGACGTTTTCGTGAAGGCATTGAACGAACTGGCGGGGTAA
- a CDS encoding response regulator: MYQIAKDLSLIATPMRILVAEDHRMILDSLALLLSSIDGIEVVSKHTNGRQVLTALEIEPDIAVVVSDLQMPVMGGIELTIKLRERFPHVKICLLTVEDKPDTIKEAIRAGADGYVLKSAERAELETALHMIVKGNKFYSEQVMMQLAHETGIELIPDAGKPQKITISKRELDVLTLIAQEFSGTQIAEKLFISPTTVETHRKHLMQKLGVQTTIGLVKYAIKFQII, translated from the coding sequence ATGTATCAGATTGCAAAAGATTTATCGTTGATTGCCACGCCCATGCGTATTCTTGTCGCCGAAGACCACCGAATGATCCTGGACAGTTTAGCGTTGCTTCTGTCCAGTATCGACGGCATTGAGGTGGTGTCGAAACACACTAACGGTCGGCAGGTGTTGACAGCTCTGGAAATTGAACCGGATATAGCCGTTGTGGTTTCTGATCTGCAAATGCCCGTGATGGGAGGCATTGAGCTGACGATTAAACTTCGCGAACGTTTTCCGCATGTGAAAATCTGTTTGCTAACTGTAGAGGATAAACCCGACACCATAAAGGAGGCCATACGTGCCGGGGCTGATGGCTATGTACTGAAAAGTGCCGAACGCGCCGAACTGGAGACAGCCCTGCACATGATTGTTAAAGGAAATAAATTTTACAGCGAACAGGTGATGATGCAGTTGGCCCACGAAACCGGCATCGAATTAATTCCCGATGCTGGGAAGCCACAAAAAATAACCATTTCGAAGCGAGAACTGGATGTGTTGACGCTAATTGCTCAGGAATTTTCGGGAACGCAGATCGCGGAAAAGCTATTCATCAGCCCCACCACCGTTGAAACCCACCGTAAACACCTGATGCAAAAGTTAGGCGTTCAGACCACGATCGGCCTAGTAAAGTATGCGATAAAATTTCAGATTATTTAA